From Vibrio splendidus, a single genomic window includes:
- a CDS encoding NADPH-dependent FMN reductase → MKVIAFGASTSSTSINKTLATYAANLIEGAEVKVLNINDYNVPMFSEDTEKEIGQAEGAQAFLRDLAEADAFVISFAEHNGHYPAAYKNLFDWATRIERSVFGEKPAVYLATSPGPGGAQTVLGAATGSAPYFGGNVKASLSVPSFYDNFDFESGSISNEEIAAQIKDAIAKL, encoded by the coding sequence ATGAAAGTTATCGCATTCGGCGCAAGCACCAGCTCTACCTCTATCAACAAAACTCTAGCAACTTACGCAGCAAACTTGATTGAAGGTGCTGAAGTAAAAGTCCTAAACATCAACGACTACAACGTGCCTATGTTCAGTGAAGACACTGAAAAAGAGATTGGCCAAGCGGAAGGCGCTCAAGCATTCTTGCGTGACTTAGCAGAAGCGGACGCATTTGTTATCTCTTTTGCTGAGCACAACGGTCATTATCCAGCAGCGTACAAAAACCTATTTGACTGGGCGACACGCATTGAGCGTTCAGTATTTGGTGAGAAGCCGGCGGTTTACTTAGCGACATCTCCGGGCCCAGGTGGTGCGCAGACGGTACTTGGCGCAGCTACAGGCTCAGCGCCATACTTTGGCGGTAACGTTAAAGCATCACTTTCAGTGCCTAGCTTCTACGATAACTTTGATTTTGAGTCAGGTTCAATCAGCAATGAAGAGATTGCCGCTCAAATTAAAGACGCGATTGCTAAGCTGTAA
- a CDS encoding YfcL family protein translates to MIIEFEEKLLEVIDARIENASDDELFAGGYLRGHISLSVASCEEDGIEDVAEVKLRIEKSLEDARSELTPADRTIVNDLWVELQNQA, encoded by the coding sequence ATGATTATCGAATTTGAAGAAAAACTACTTGAAGTAATTGATGCTCGCATTGAAAACGCATCAGATGATGAACTGTTTGCTGGTGGTTACTTACGTGGTCATATTTCTCTTTCAGTGGCTTCATGTGAAGAAGACGGCATTGAAGACGTAGCAGAAGTAAAATTGCGTATTGAGAAGAGCCTAGAAGACGCGCGTTCTGAATTGACGCCAGCTGATCGCACGATCGTTAATGACCTTTGGGTTGAGCTGCAAAACCAAGCATAA
- a CDS encoding elongation factor P hydroxylase — translation MTHQYPDIIDIFNQTFFESFNTKLELGADEPIYLPADGEVSHHRIVFARGFYASALHEIAHWCVAGPERRLLEDFGYWYEPDGRTESVQAEFEKVEIRPQAYEWIIATSAGFPFNVSCDNLHGDFEPDRLAFMNKVHSEVMGIFEAGLPPRVKMLSEALRSFYDVEPLCASQFIVK, via the coding sequence ATGACGCACCAATACCCAGATATCATCGACATTTTCAATCAAACCTTTTTCGAGAGCTTTAATACCAAGCTAGAACTGGGAGCGGACGAGCCTATTTACCTGCCAGCCGATGGGGAGGTTTCTCATCACCGTATCGTATTTGCTCGCGGCTTTTACGCGTCAGCACTTCACGAGATAGCACACTGGTGTGTGGCTGGTCCTGAGCGTCGTTTATTGGAAGATTTTGGTTACTGGTATGAGCCTGATGGCCGAACTGAGTCGGTTCAAGCTGAGTTTGAAAAAGTAGAAATTCGCCCGCAAGCGTATGAATGGATCATTGCGACCAGTGCAGGCTTTCCTTTTAATGTCAGCTGTGACAATCTACACGGCGATTTTGAGCCAGATCGTTTGGCCTTTATGAATAAAGTACATAGCGAAGTCATGGGTATCTTTGAAGCTGGCCTTCCGCCTCGCGTAAAAATGCTCTCTGAAGCATTGCGCAGCTTCTACGATGTAGAACCTTTATGTGCTAGCCAATTTATTGTGAAATAA
- a CDS encoding trimeric intracellular cation channel family protein, which translates to MLLSVLYIIGITAEAMTGALSAGKQKMDWFGVMLVASATAIGGGTVRDILLGHYPLGWVENPQYLAITCIAGVITTGLAKWVIKLKGLFIRLDALGLIVFSIIGTKVAMTMGLHPMICMVSALVTGVFGGLLRDLICRQTPLVLHEELYASVALVASGLYLGLLELGVNDVTATIVTLVVGYLLRMAAVRFKWRLPSFQLDPENSVH; encoded by the coding sequence ATGCTACTAAGTGTTTTGTATATCATTGGCATCACGGCAGAAGCCATGACCGGCGCTCTCAGCGCTGGCAAACAAAAAATGGACTGGTTTGGTGTAATGTTGGTTGCAAGTGCAACGGCAATTGGCGGCGGTACAGTACGAGATATCTTACTCGGTCATTACCCTTTAGGTTGGGTTGAAAACCCACAATATCTGGCGATCACCTGTATCGCGGGTGTTATCACAACAGGACTGGCTAAATGGGTAATCAAGCTAAAAGGCTTGTTCATTCGTTTAGATGCTCTAGGTCTTATCGTGTTCAGTATCATTGGCACTAAAGTCGCGATGACCATGGGCCTGCACCCAATGATCTGTATGGTATCTGCCTTGGTAACTGGCGTGTTCGGTGGCCTGTTGCGCGATCTTATCTGCCGTCAAACACCATTGGTTCTGCATGAAGAGCTGTATGCATCTGTCGCCCTTGTCGCTTCAGGTTTATACCTAGGTTTGCTTGAGCTTGGCGTTAACGACGTAACCGCAACGATTGTTACGCTTGTGGTTGGTTACTTGCTGCGTATGGCGGCCGTAAGATTCAAATGGCGCTTGCCTTCGTTCCAGCTTGATCCAGAAAACTCTGTACATTAG
- the aroC gene encoding chorismate synthase, producing MAGNSIGQHFRVTTFGESHGIALGCIVDGCPPGLEITEADLQRDLDRRRPGTSRYTTARREADEVKILSGVFEGQTTGTSIGLLIENTDQRSKDYSEIKDKFRPGHADYTYHQKYGVRDYRGGGRSSARETAMRVAAGAIAKKYLKQEFGVEIQAYLSQMGDISIDKVDWNEIENNAFFCPDADKVPEFDQLIRDLLKEGNSIGAKIQVVATKVPVGLGEPIFDRLDADIAHALMSINAVKGVEIGDGFDVVNQRGSEHRDPLTPEGFSSNHAGGILGGISTGQDIVASIALKPTSSITVPGDTITKDGEATQLITKGRHDPCVGIRAVPIAEAMLAIVLLDHLLRHRGQNFGVTTETPKI from the coding sequence ATGGCAGGAAACAGTATCGGACAACATTTCCGCGTGACTACGTTCGGAGAAAGTCACGGTATCGCACTAGGATGTATCGTAGATGGATGCCCACCAGGATTAGAAATTACCGAAGCAGACCTTCAAAGAGATTTGGACCGTCGTCGCCCTGGTACTTCTCGTTATACAACGGCTCGCCGTGAAGCGGATGAAGTAAAGATTTTATCAGGTGTATTTGAAGGCCAAACTACGGGCACTTCTATTGGTCTATTGATTGAAAATACAGACCAACGCTCTAAAGACTATTCCGAAATTAAAGACAAATTCCGCCCTGGTCATGCTGACTATACCTACCATCAAAAGTACGGTGTACGTGATTACCGTGGCGGCGGTCGCTCTTCTGCTCGTGAAACTGCAATGCGTGTAGCGGCAGGTGCAATTGCGAAGAAATACCTGAAACAAGAATTTGGTGTTGAAATCCAAGCTTACCTTTCTCAAATGGGCGATATCTCAATTGATAAAGTGGATTGGAATGAGATCGAAAACAACGCGTTCTTTTGTCCAGATGCCGACAAAGTGCCTGAGTTTGACCAACTGATTCGTGACCTGCTAAAAGAAGGCAACTCGATCGGTGCGAAGATTCAAGTGGTTGCGACTAAAGTGCCTGTAGGCCTTGGTGAGCCAATATTTGATCGTTTAGATGCTGACATTGCTCACGCTCTAATGAGCATTAATGCGGTGAAAGGTGTTGAGATTGGTGATGGCTTTGATGTCGTTAATCAACGCGGTAGTGAACACCGTGATCCATTAACTCCAGAAGGCTTCAGCAGCAACCATGCTGGCGGTATCTTGGGCGGTATTTCTACTGGCCAAGATATTGTGGCGAGCATTGCGCTTAAACCAACATCAAGCATTACTGTTCCTGGTGACACGATCACTAAAGACGGTGAAGCAACGCAGTTAATCACTAAAGGTCGTCACGATCCATGTGTGGGTATCCGTGCGGTGCCTATTGCTGAAGCGATGCTGGCTATCGTGCTGCTTGATCACTTGCTACGTCACCGTGGTCAAAACTTTGGTGTGACAACAGAAACGCCAAAAATCTAG
- a CDS encoding GNAT family N-acetyltransferase has translation MIEWKVKKFADLSVQELYDFLQQRVDIFIVDMNTPYSDLDGKDNHPETYHIMGYENGHLVAYSRIMAQKLGYPVDVLPLLDSDADDVCIGRVIVAKEYRGKQIGNQLMQVSFDATRKIYPDCSIFISAQAHLKDYYGKFGFDVVTDHYLEDGCSMLGLRYTPQLVAV, from the coding sequence ATGATCGAGTGGAAAGTTAAAAAATTTGCGGACCTGTCTGTTCAAGAGCTCTATGATTTCTTACAGCAAAGAGTCGATATTTTTATCGTGGATATGAACACACCCTATAGTGACCTAGACGGCAAAGATAACCATCCAGAGACCTATCACATCATGGGTTATGAGAACGGACACCTAGTGGCTTACAGCCGAATTATGGCTCAGAAGCTTGGATACCCCGTAGATGTTCTCCCTTTGCTCGATTCTGATGCAGATGATGTTTGTATCGGGCGAGTGATCGTAGCGAAAGAATACCGAGGTAAACAGATAGGTAACCAGCTCATGCAAGTGAGTTTTGATGCCACTCGGAAGATTTACCCTGATTGCTCAATTTTTATTTCGGCACAAGCTCATCTTAAAGACTATTATGGTAAGTTCGGTTTCGACGTAGTGACCGATCATTACTTGGAAGATGGATGCAGTATGCTAGGCCTTAGATATACCCCACAGCTCGTTGCCGTTTAG
- the folD gene encoding bifunctional methylenetetrahydrofolate dehydrogenase/methenyltetrahydrofolate cyclohydrolase FolD — MTAQNIDGKLISQTVRSEVAARVKARTQAGLRAPGLAVVLVGEDPASQVYVGSKRKACEEVGFVSKSFDLPATATEHELLTLVDQLNEDPEIDGILVQLPLPAGIDTTHVLERITPEKDVDGFHPYNVGRLAQRMPKLRSCTPKGIITLLDRYNIDLRGKHAVVVGASNIVGRPMTLELLLAGCTTTTCHRFTKDLEGHVRQADVVVVAVGKPNFIPGAWIKKGAVVVDVGINRLESGKLVGDVEYDVAKESASFITPVPGGVGPMTVASLIENTMIACEQFHSK, encoded by the coding sequence ATGACTGCTCAAAATATTGATGGAAAGCTAATTTCTCAAACGGTTCGCTCTGAAGTAGCGGCACGTGTAAAAGCTCGTACTCAAGCTGGATTGCGTGCTCCGGGCCTAGCGGTTGTTTTAGTGGGTGAAGACCCGGCATCTCAGGTTTACGTTGGCAGTAAACGCAAAGCGTGTGAAGAAGTTGGTTTCGTCTCGAAATCTTTTGATTTACCAGCAACTGCCACCGAACATGAATTGCTAACGCTAGTCGATCAACTCAACGAAGACCCAGAGATTGATGGCATTCTAGTTCAACTGCCTTTGCCTGCTGGTATCGATACTACTCACGTTCTTGAGCGTATCACACCTGAAAAAGACGTTGATGGCTTCCACCCATACAACGTAGGCCGTTTGGCTCAGCGTATGCCTAAGCTACGCTCTTGTACGCCTAAAGGCATCATCACGCTGCTTGACCGTTACAACATCGATTTACGCGGCAAGCACGCGGTTGTTGTAGGCGCATCAAACATTGTTGGTCGCCCAATGACTCTAGAACTGCTTCTAGCAGGTTGTACGACAACAACATGCCACCGCTTCACCAAAGACCTTGAAGGTCACGTACGTCAAGCAGACGTTGTTGTGGTTGCCGTTGGTAAGCCTAACTTCATTCCTGGTGCTTGGATTAAGAAAGGTGCTGTTGTGGTCGATGTTGGTATCAACCGTTTGGAATCTGGCAAGCTCGTTGGCGACGTTGAATACGATGTGGCTAAAGAAAGCGCAAGCTTCATCACACCAGTTCCAGGTGGTGTTGGTCCAATGACAGTGGCAAGCCTAATCGAGAATACTATGATCGCTTGTGAGCAATTCCACTCGAAATAG
- a CDS encoding cation:proton antiporter: protein MDLSITSSLALIGLLSLACQLLGWRLRLPAILPLLIVGLLLGPGLNILNPDAIFGDVLFPLISLGVAIILFEGALTLNFKEIRGHGRMVTHLVSFGMLITWACIVVGAYYFVDFSWPLAALFAALVVVTGPTVIVPMLRSIQPKSSLGSILRWEGIVIDPIGALFAVLVYEYIVSSADPTSHVLSALGLTLAIGLGLGIIGGYLIAKMLQGHWVPHYLRNVAVLTLMLTAFSFSNDLSEESGLLTVTIMGIWLANVKGLDLEDIIEFKETLTVLLISALFILLASRLDSGTFLSIGWGGIGLLAVVMLVARPLSVWISGIGTDLTSADKWFLSWMAPRGIVAAAVSSLFAIKLQEKQLIEGADLLVPMVFLVIIGTVVIQSLTASWWARRLGVTQEKAQGVIFFGATHFSRQFAKVLATHNINSVLADTNWESIRLARMDNLNVYFGNPASSHAENNLELDGIGRAMIVSPYRQTNPLVSMHYQDEFGENKVFELESSENKHERHQVSRDGNRSLFSEGVTYSKLNSLMAQGSQIKSTGLTEAFDLNEFNALYPKAIPLGVINDGDFRLVTQGSELEKLISTECQVISLLPPLGEIEGIDTPDK, encoded by the coding sequence ATGGATTTGTCGATCACTTCTTCTTTGGCGTTAATTGGACTCTTGTCCTTGGCTTGTCAGCTACTTGGTTGGCGTTTGCGTCTTCCCGCTATTCTTCCTTTGCTTATCGTTGGCCTGCTATTAGGTCCCGGTCTCAACATCCTTAATCCTGATGCCATTTTTGGTGATGTACTGTTCCCGTTGATTTCATTAGGGGTCGCCATCATTTTGTTTGAAGGTGCATTGACTCTTAATTTCAAAGAAATCAGAGGCCATGGCCGCATGGTGACTCACTTAGTGAGTTTCGGCATGTTGATTACATGGGCGTGCATCGTGGTGGGGGCTTATTATTTTGTCGATTTCAGTTGGCCATTGGCGGCGTTGTTTGCTGCATTAGTCGTGGTGACCGGCCCAACGGTGATTGTTCCCATGCTGCGCAGCATTCAACCCAAATCTTCGCTAGGCAGTATCTTGCGCTGGGAAGGGATAGTGATTGACCCGATTGGCGCTCTGTTTGCCGTTCTCGTTTACGAATACATTGTCTCTTCAGCCGATCCTACAAGCCATGTTCTGTCGGCGTTGGGGCTGACTTTAGCCATTGGTTTGGGCTTAGGGATCATCGGTGGCTATTTGATTGCCAAGATGCTGCAAGGGCATTGGGTTCCACATTATTTGCGTAACGTGGCGGTCCTGACATTAATGCTGACGGCGTTCTCTTTCTCAAATGATCTGAGTGAAGAGTCCGGTTTATTAACCGTGACCATCATGGGTATCTGGCTCGCCAATGTGAAAGGCTTGGATCTCGAAGACATTATTGAATTCAAAGAAACCCTGACTGTGTTACTCATCTCTGCGTTGTTTATTCTGTTAGCGAGCAGGCTTGATTCGGGGACTTTCCTCTCAATAGGTTGGGGTGGAATTGGCTTATTAGCGGTCGTCATGCTGGTGGCTCGTCCTCTGAGTGTGTGGATCAGCGGGATCGGCACGGATCTTACTTCAGCAGATAAATGGTTTTTGAGCTGGATGGCGCCTCGCGGGATCGTTGCTGCCGCGGTTTCTTCTCTGTTTGCAATCAAGCTTCAAGAGAAGCAATTAATCGAAGGGGCAGATTTACTGGTGCCAATGGTGTTCTTGGTCATTATTGGTACAGTAGTGATTCAGAGCCTAACCGCGAGTTGGTGGGCGAGAAGGCTGGGTGTGACTCAAGAGAAGGCACAAGGGGTTATTTTCTTTGGTGCGACTCATTTTTCACGTCAGTTTGCCAAAGTGCTGGCGACACACAACATCAACAGTGTGCTTGCTGATACCAACTGGGAGAGCATTCGCTTAGCGCGCATGGACAACTTGAATGTCTATTTCGGTAATCCAGCTTCGAGCCATGCTGAAAATAATCTGGAATTGGATGGGATAGGGCGTGCCATGATTGTATCGCCTTATCGTCAAACCAACCCACTAGTCAGTATGCACTATCAAGATGAGTTTGGTGAGAATAAGGTGTTTGAACTTGAATCCTCAGAAAATAAACATGAAAGGCATCAGGTGAGCCGTGATGGCAATAGAAGCCTGTTTTCCGAAGGGGTTACCTATTCCAAACTTAACTCCTTGATGGCTCAAGGCAGCCAAATTAAGAGCACGGGTTTAACCGAGGCGTTTGACCTTAATGAGTTTAATGCCCTGTACCCTAAAGCGATTCCACTTGGCGTGATTAATGATGGTGATTTTCGCTTAGTGACACAAGGCTCTGAATTGGAAAAACTCATATCAACGGAGTGTCAGGTCATTAGTTTATTGCCACCTTTGGGAGAGATTGAAGGTATCGATACTCCAGATAAGTAG
- a CDS encoding NupC/NupG family nucleoside CNT transporter gives MASLLGIITILVTAWLLSTDRKNIPLRTVSLAFLLQISFALLVLYVPMGKEVLNAATGAVSSLINYGQEGINFLFGGLTNNGFVFAINVLGIIIFFSALISGLYHIGFMPKVINLIGGALQKFLGTGRAESLSATANIFVGMIEAPLVVKPYLKHMTDSQLFAVMVCGLASVAGGTLVGYASLGVDLNYLIAAAFMSAPAGLLMAKILVPGNADEAQENIESDVEIPRATNVVEAMADGAMSGLRIAVAVGATLLAFISVIAMLNGLLGIVGGWFGVNLSFELILGYVFAPVAWLIGVPWSEAVVAGSLIGNKIVVNEFVAFIQLMDVKDALSEHSKAIVTFALCGFANISTMAILIGGLGSLVPERRSFISQYGFKAICAGVLANLMSAAIAGVVLSL, from the coding sequence ATGGCTTCCCTACTTGGAATTATCACTATTTTAGTAACCGCTTGGTTACTATCTACGGACAGAAAAAATATCCCGCTAAGAACAGTCTCTTTGGCTTTCTTACTGCAAATCTCATTCGCCCTACTGGTTCTGTATGTGCCAATGGGTAAAGAAGTGCTGAATGCAGCCACTGGTGCAGTGTCTAGCTTGATCAACTACGGTCAAGAGGGGATTAACTTCCTATTTGGTGGCCTAACGAATAACGGATTTGTATTCGCTATTAACGTTCTCGGCATCATTATCTTTTTCTCTGCATTGATTTCAGGTTTGTATCACATCGGCTTTATGCCAAAGGTGATCAACCTAATCGGCGGTGCTTTGCAAAAGTTCTTAGGTACAGGCCGTGCGGAGTCACTGTCTGCTACTGCGAATATTTTTGTTGGCATGATCGAAGCGCCATTGGTGGTTAAACCTTACTTGAAGCACATGACGGATTCACAACTGTTTGCCGTCATGGTGTGTGGTTTGGCTTCTGTAGCTGGTGGCACGCTAGTCGGTTATGCATCGCTTGGTGTTGATTTGAACTACCTGATCGCTGCGGCATTCATGTCTGCTCCTGCTGGTCTATTGATGGCCAAGATTTTGGTACCAGGTAATGCAGATGAGGCTCAAGAAAATATTGAGTCTGACGTTGAAATTCCACGAGCAACAAACGTAGTTGAGGCAATGGCAGATGGGGCTATGTCTGGACTTCGTATTGCCGTTGCAGTGGGTGCGACACTTCTGGCCTTTATCAGTGTGATAGCAATGCTGAATGGCTTGTTAGGTATTGTTGGTGGCTGGTTCGGCGTAAACCTAAGCTTCGAACTTATCCTAGGTTATGTGTTCGCACCCGTTGCATGGCTGATCGGTGTGCCGTGGTCTGAGGCTGTGGTTGCAGGCTCGCTGATCGGTAACAAGATCGTTGTGAACGAGTTTGTGGCTTTCATCCAGTTAATGGACGTAAAAGACGCACTGAGTGAGCACTCAAAAGCGATCGTTACTTTCGCGCTATGTGGTTTTGCCAACATCTCTACGATGGCCATTTTGATTGGCGGTTTGGGCAGCTTAGTTCCAGAGCGTCGTTCTTTCATCTCACAATACGGCTTTAAAGCAATTTGTGCGGGTGTGCTTGCCAACCTAATGAGCGCAGCGATTGCCGGCGTGGTGCTTTCTCTATAA